In one Rattus rattus isolate New Zealand chromosome 16, Rrattus_CSIRO_v1, whole genome shotgun sequence genomic region, the following are encoded:
- the LOC116885464 gene encoding insulin receptor substrate 1-like: MKPAGTGPTVSSGGESTDVSLGPPFSWPCPPDVRLCGHLRKQKSQRRRFFVLRADPPRLECYESEKKFLASGCRPPRPRRTVSLEGACTISKRADARQRHLIVIYTSDSSLGVAAASEAEQQAWYSALLEVRATAAAAAATAMGFSPQEAPESWIFAPFQDVWPVTLRSKGLGRAPGLSSGSYRLCLGSGALSLLRKPGSKGSRDSRATPPPVLRLSLLSVRRCGHADSFFFLELGRSAPIGPGELWLQAPDAVVAQSIHETVLAAMKRLGSSAASGKAEAPLGDSPKGASAAPAPAPYEIPASALAAQARSPGERAKQDYVNPLDRMGSAPSYRGPDLGGDYIAMGMRNDYVHMGGKAAEYMWMAPPGLPPPTPPRVDPRKEPEDCESTEYVPMNRFLPGPLYYEFKAREPERGHPSAQCSIRDRWRPTVAQPRSSQGSELSGDYMYIPDYPSARLGSLDSCLNYVDLDLVPPLEVPGAAPGNSPHSYASIKF, encoded by the exons ATGAAGCCTGCAGGTACGGGCCCCACAGTCTCCTCTGGGGGCGAGTCCACCGACGTGTCCCTTGGCCCGCCGTTTTCTTGGCCCTGCCCGCCCGACGTGCGGCTCTGTGGCCATCTGAGGAAGCAGAAGTCCCAGCGCCGCCGCTTTTTCGTGCTGCGTGCTGACCCCCCACGCCTGGAGTGCTATGAGAGTGAGAAGAAGTTCTTGGCCAGCGGCTGCCGCCCACCTCGACCCCGGCGTACCGTTAGCCTGGAGGGTGCCTGCACTATTAGCAAGCGCGCGGATGCCCGTCAGCGCCACCTGATCGTCATCTATACCAGCGACAGCAGCCTGGGCGTGGCGGCGGCCAGTGAAGCAGAGCAGCAAGCATGGTACAGCGCCTTGCTCGAGGTGCGCGCCACCGCCGCTGCGGCTGCTGCTACCGCTATGG GTTTCAGTCCCCAAGAGGCCCCTGAGTCTTGGATCTTCGCCCCGTTCCAGGACGTCTGGCCTGTGACACTGCGGtccaaggggctggggagagcacCAGGCCTGAGCAGCGGCAGCTATCGCCTGTGCCTGGGTTCTGGGGCCCTGAGCCTCCTGCGGAAGCCGGGAAGCAAAGGCTCCAGAGACAGCCGGGCAACGCCACCACCAGTCCTGCGCTTGTCCTTGCTCAGTGTGCGCCGCTGCGGCCACGCAgactcctttttcttcctggaactCGGGCGCTCAGCGCCCATAGGTCCTGGTGAGCTGTGGCTGCAGGCCCCTGATGCAGTGGTGGCCCAAAGCATTCATGAGACCGTCCTGGCTGCCATGAAGAGACTGGGGAGCAGTGCAGCCAGTGGCAAAGCTGAGGCACCGCTGGGAGATTCTCCAAAGGGGGCTTCTGCAGCCCCTGCCCCAGCACCATATGAGATCCCTGCTTCGGCACTGGCAGCACAAGCGAGAAGCCCGGGTGAGAGAGCGAAGCAGGACTATGTCAATCCACTGGATAGGATGGGGTCAGCACCCTCCTACAGGGGGCCAGATCTGGGTGGGGACTACATCGCCATGGGAATGAGGAATGACTATGTGCACATGGGGGGGAAAGCTGCTGAGTACATGTGGATGGCCCCCCCAggtcttcctccccccacccctcccagggTAGATCCCAGAAAGGAGCCTGAGGATTGTGAGAGCACAGAGTATGTGCCCATGAACAGATTTTTACCGGGGCCTCTTTactacgagttcaaggccagggagCCTGAACGTGGGCATCCTAGTGCCCAGTGTAGCATTAGGGACAGGTGGAGACCCACAGTGGCTCAGCCCCGCTCTTCCCAAGGGTCAGAGCTCTCTGGGGACTACATGTACATCCCTGACTATCCCAGTGCTAGGCTGGGGTCTCTGGACAGCTGCCTCAACTATGTGGACCTGGACCTAGTCCCTCCCCTGGAGGTTCCTGGAGCGGCCCCAGGGAATAGTCCACATAGCTATGCCAGCATCaagttctag
- the Sap25 gene encoding histone deacetylase complex subunit SAP25 — protein sequence MGILLVLRLTQISFRKGSELGSLSFPSHSSQPQALSPSETERKQLLPFRHLATELTAEAPVPLSPWGTYQVTPSRMTPLPLWDPSRQANTGSQLLGASCGSGISLSNRTLCHPSWPMYDDWGRMPTTSGHPEEKQVASRDTGLPVRNSEEVFLLDPLLAPGQRVPLYLPKPPQQVRMSPPTFSLPFSIQSQWDKLPFPSSQAMGSLKLSLPPPIMSSSVQPSSSQGCPFSSQPRPPTWLSEAEMIALAGLLQMSQGEQTPDSQASSLSSASCPDPAYVSEDPGPNGGQSCSGSTDPRPTQNPDNHRP from the exons ATGGGTATATTGCTTGTCCTGCGACTGACTCAGATCAGCTTTAGGAAGGGAAGTGAGTTGGGAAGCCTGTCCTTCCCTTCTCACAGCTCACAGCCCCAGGCACTCAGCCCAtcggagacagaaagaaagcagctGCTGCCTTTCAGGCACCTGGCTACTGAGTTGACTGCAGAAGCCCCAG TACCTCTTTCTCCCTGGGGGACCTACCAGGTCACCCCCTCAAGGATGACTCCTCTGCCACTTTGGGATCCCAGCCGCCAGGCTAATACAGGATCCCAGCTGCTG GGGGCCAGCTGTGGGTCAGGGATATCTTTGTCTAACAGGACCCTGTGCCATCCTTCTTGGCCTATGTATGATGACTGGGGCAGGATGCCCACTACCTCAGGACATCCAGAAGAGAAGCAGGTGGCATCTAGGGACACAG GGCTCCCGGTGAGAAACTCTGAAGAAGTCTTTCTCTTGGACCCTCTGCTAGCCCCCGGGCAGCGTGTTCCCCTATACCTGCCCAAGCCCCCTCAGCAGGTGAGAATGAGCCCCcccacattctctctccctttctccattcaGAGCCAGTGGGACAAACTTCCCTTCCCGTCTTCTCAGGCAATGGGCTCGCTAAAGCTGTCGCTCCCGCCTCCTATCATGTCCTCCTCTGTGcagccctcctcctcccaaggctgccccttctcctcccagccccgccccccaaCCTGGCTCAGCGAGGCGGAGATGATCGCCCTTGCTGGTCTGCTGCAGATGAGCCAGGGAGAGCAGACCCCCGACTCCCAGGCAAGCTCCCTGTCTTCTGCCAGCTGCCCAGACCCTGCCTATGTCTCTGAAGACCCTGGCCCCAATGGTGGCCAGAGCTGTTCTGGAAGCACTGACCCACGACCCACACAGAACCCCGATAACCACCGTCCATAG